One region of Ignavibacteriota bacterium genomic DNA includes:
- a CDS encoding transposase codes for MKQYRKKPPRYSQDNSYYFLTFCTFKRKPFLHLPGIPEFLIEELYFYESKIQQLVAYTIMPDHIHLLVEVEQATDLSIFLRDFKKFTSREIKTRLCSSGSPDPHPTRTNNAVMSNAVLVNGYYYERNDEPIWQPGTMDHCIRMGWTNNDLHNHLAYLFYNSYKHLRIAPKDFPYHNFKALVDKGYFDNDYYSFDEKSFPASSTYE; via the coding sequence ATGAAACAATATCGGAAAAAACCTCCTCGTTACTCTCAAGACAATTCGTATTACTTCCTTACCTTCTGTACGTTCAAACGAAAACCGTTTCTTCATTTACCCGGAATCCCGGAATTCCTTATCGAAGAATTATACTTTTATGAAAGCAAGATACAACAACTTGTCGCATACACCATCATGCCAGACCACATCCATCTTCTTGTAGAAGTTGAACAAGCCACCGACCTTTCAATCTTCCTCCGTGATTTCAAAAAGTTCACCTCCCGCGAAATAAAAACCCGCCTCTGTAGTAGCGGGTCACCAGACCCGCACCCGACCCGCACGAATAATGCAGTCATGTCAAATGCCGTTCTGGTGAACGGCTACTACTATGAACGTAACGATGAACCCATCTGGCAACCCGGAACAATGGACCACTGCATTCGAATGGGTTGGACAAACAACGACCTGCACAATCATCTTGCATACCTGTTTTATAATTCATACAAGCATCTGAGAATAGCCCCAAAAGATTTTCCTTACCATAATTTCAAAGCATTGGTTGACAAAGGATATTTCGACAACGATTATTATTCCTTCGATGAGAAATCGTTTCCTGCATCCTCAACATACGAATAA
- a CDS encoding fibronectin type III domain-containing protein, whose translation MANSKVKLGLHRLSVPEKLTFTETIIKAMSGNANFPEPQPPLNEVEDAAKFLREAQADQEAAYQIAQSKTSTRDDKEKILNDKLTSLAGYVERTSAGDDAIILSAGMEVKAAPSRLSALTIATNLSATMGDGEGEIDLSWDPVTGAKSYVIEMSLDPPTATSWSQVAVSTNSSKTVANLTSGTKYWFRVAAIGGNNVQGSASDPATKVAP comes from the coding sequence ATGGCAAACTCAAAAGTAAAACTCGGACTGCACCGTTTATCGGTTCCTGAAAAACTTACCTTCACAGAAACAATTATCAAAGCGATGTCGGGAAATGCGAACTTTCCCGAACCGCAACCACCATTGAACGAAGTCGAAGATGCCGCGAAATTCCTCAGGGAAGCGCAGGCAGATCAGGAAGCGGCGTACCAAATCGCTCAATCTAAAACGAGCACTCGGGATGACAAGGAAAAAATATTAAACGATAAACTCACCTCGCTTGCAGGGTATGTCGAGCGGACAAGCGCAGGGGACGACGCAATCATCCTCAGCGCGGGGATGGAAGTGAAAGCGGCTCCTTCACGGCTCTCCGCCCTTACCATTGCTACAAACCTGAGCGCAACCATGGGAGATGGCGAAGGTGAAATTGACCTGAGTTGGGACCCCGTTACTGGTGCGAAGAGCTACGTCATTGAAATGAGTCTCGACCCGCCCACTGCTACAAGTTGGAGTCAGGTTGCAGTCAGCACCAATTCGAGTAAGACTGTTGCCAATTTAACGAGCGGAACAAAATACTGGTTTCGCGTTGCCGCAATTGGTGGAAACAATGTTCAGGGCTCGGCAAGCGATCCGGCAACGAAGGTAGCGCCGTAG
- a CDS encoding T9SS type A sorting domain-containing protein: MKHLYFFFTFISFVILGTGTLFCQNQLLIRTDKTIYNVGETITFHLRLTDQNDQPVAEQSGGVNDPCLFICKLLPNTDIDGRITYSACAPTDTGLIIYDFIIGGVHGSYGIFVTSPHYPLSDSIFVFQHTQPNPALSPGQTNRNLDILVTSMLNAVNETIQDPFAMYAALPCAGGIVAIPLTGGLSAGVSAATCPIFLGSLANNTVREGGKGLVEMLDIPDKEQWKTNIDQAVNVYDVLSFSYGIYSTQYFGNDMLSSSKFPSNLGNNFDEAVGNVLGYIADWKSAIDGTSAPTHVKYDTTSAFDSDPQFSVSCVLPLSGKLRSKLLGDSIIISFGIRKIDPSFQWQYQGTVRYNANIRVLLFTDSHTLFAGTALGIFISSDKGKTWPDSALRYNNIVSLILTSGGIMFAASNSDNSNSGIYWSFDGKNWTHCYTGTNANDREVRALATNKSGYIYAGLYGVPSKGIIRSTDNGASWENISSGLTTYNIRSLIVTKNNTVLAGSNSGLIFRSTNNGDQWNQVYQGTVNVPILSFTLDSSGNVLAGTGDNGALILKSTDEGTSWTSFNSGLPNGTVYSLLCRKNEVVYASLYGYGVYNLNPNNSRWETCTDSLPDLQVTAMTINNNDTLFAGTSTGKIFICNGICLVDVQENKSFVPSSYHLKQNYPNPFNPSTNIEYSLPHKSHVKITVLNILGQEIATLIDAIQDAGFKSVELNAKHIPSGMYFYRLQADNFIETKKLLLLK; encoded by the coding sequence ATGAAACACTTGTACTTTTTTTTCACTTTTATCTCCTTTGTTATTCTGGGAACAGGTACACTATTTTGTCAAAATCAGCTTTTGATACGAACTGATAAAACCATATATAATGTTGGTGAGACAATTACATTTCATTTGAGATTGACCGACCAAAACGATCAACCAGTAGCGGAACAATCAGGAGGTGTAAATGATCCATGTCTCTTTATATGCAAATTATTACCCAATACTGACATAGATGGAAGAATAACATACAGCGCCTGCGCTCCAACTGATACAGGATTGATAATCTATGATTTCATAATTGGAGGGGTACATGGTAGCTATGGAATCTTTGTAACATCACCTCATTATCCACTTAGTGATAGTATTTTCGTGTTCCAACATACACAACCCAACCCTGCTTTAAGTCCAGGACAGACAAATAGAAATCTTGATATTCTTGTCACTTCAATGTTGAATGCTGTAAATGAAACTATTCAAGATCCATTTGCAATGTATGCAGCTCTTCCCTGTGCGGGAGGAATCGTTGCAATACCGTTAACTGGGGGTCTTTCAGCAGGTGTTTCGGCAGCCACATGTCCCATATTTCTTGGTTCACTTGCTAATAATACGGTCAGAGAAGGTGGAAAAGGGTTGGTGGAAATGTTAGACATTCCTGATAAAGAACAATGGAAAACAAATATAGATCAAGCTGTAAACGTATATGATGTGTTATCATTTTCATATGGCATTTATTCGACTCAGTATTTCGGAAATGATATGCTATCTTCTTCTAAGTTTCCTTCAAATTTAGGAAATAATTTCGATGAAGCAGTGGGAAATGTACTAGGATATATTGCTGACTGGAAATCCGCTATTGATGGAACGAGTGCTCCCACTCATGTGAAATATGATACAACATCTGCTTTTGATAGTGATCCACAATTTTCAGTAAGTTGTGTATTGCCTCTTAGTGGTAAATTACGTAGCAAACTATTGGGTGACTCTATTATTATTTCATTTGGAATTCGGAAAATTGACCCTTCTTTTCAATGGCAATACCAGGGTACAGTGCGATATAATGCAAATATAAGGGTGCTTCTTTTCACAGATTCACACACTCTGTTTGCCGGAACAGCACTTGGTATATTTATTTCTTCAGATAAAGGTAAAACTTGGCCAGACAGTGCATTAAGATATAACAATATAGTTTCATTAATATTAACAAGCGGTGGAATAATGTTTGCAGCCAGTAATTCTGACAATAGTAATTCAGGAATTTATTGGTCATTTGATGGAAAAAACTGGACTCACTGCTATACTGGTACCAATGCGAATGATCGTGAAGTAAGGGCTTTAGCAACTAATAAAAGTGGATATATCTATGCTGGACTTTATGGAGTACCAAGTAAAGGAATTATTCGTTCTACAGATAATGGTGCATCATGGGAAAATATAAGTTCGGGTTTAACTACTTATAACATTAGGTCTTTGATTGTAACAAAAAACAATACTGTTCTTGCTGGGAGTAATTCCGGATTAATCTTCCGTTCTACTAATAACGGTGACCAGTGGAATCAAGTATATCAAGGAACGGTAAATGTCCCAATTCTCTCATTTACTCTTGATTCTTCTGGTAATGTCCTTGCAGGAACAGGAGATAACGGTGCTTTGATATTAAAATCAACAGATGAAGGAACTTCTTGGACGTCATTTAATTCAGGACTACCAAATGGGACTGTCTATTCTTTATTGTGTAGGAAAAATGAAGTTGTGTATGCATCGCTGTATGGTTATGGTGTGTATAATTTAAATCCTAATAATTCAAGATGGGAAACATGTACTGATAGTTTACCTGATTTACAAGTAACAGCTATGACCATAAACAATAATGACACACTTTTTGCAGGTACTTCAACAGGTAAAATATTTATTTGTAATGGCATTTGTCTTGTAGATGTTCAAGAAAATAAATCATTTGTGCCAAGTTCCTACCACCTGAAACAAAATTATCCTAATCCTTTTAACCCCTCGACAAATATTGAATATTCTTTACCGCATAAATCGCATGTAAAAATCACAGTCTTAAATATACTTGGACAAGAAATAGCCACGCTCATCGATGCAATTCAAGATGCAGGTTTTAAATCTGTGGAGTTGAACGCTAAACATATTCCCAGTGGCATGTATTTCTATCGTCTTCAAGCAGATAATTTTATCGAGACAAAAAAACTTCTTCTTCTCAAATAA
- a CDS encoding T9SS type A sorting domain-containing protein: MSKKPFLILLSIHICSLLISLQITAISQWSQDPNINTPICTADSGQFYPQMMSDGWGGAFIVWNDQRGDNFDIYMQHINGAGVSQWSSNGVALCTAIGDQQWSNMTSDGNGGAIITWQDTRNGNVDIYAQHINRAGVVQWTSNGIPISNALNNQMYPTIVNDSSGGAIISWEDYRSNGIYPDIYAQRINNAGIVQWDSNGIALCLATSSQWRPIIITDGSGGAIVTWYDYRSGTNWDVFAQRVNNKGVTQWTYDGVLLCASTTDQYIEDITSDGQGGAIIIWWDWHYGIGSGIDIYAQRISNGGSILWASRGMPICTGTILQYQPVITSDGNGGAIITWRRNPENTSGYSDIYAQRINSAGVVQWTSNGIAVCAATNLQRHSSIISDGLGGAIITWEDRRNDPNNALSDIYAQNINSAGVVEWATDGFPISTAMNKQEWPVIVTDGMGGAIITWQDERSDTGDIYTQCVDHRGRLGIGTTTSTISVNSRWNIVSFPLTVNNYTKAILFPTATSDAFTYTSAYSPKDTLANGIGYWLKFASPESLRFLGAPITSETLDVNEGWNMIGSISSPIVVSSIVSEPPGMITGNFFGYANGYSTADTIHPGKGYWVKVNQAGTLILSSSMTMSAVNRIRIVPTHELPPSPPEGEVQNSKPETPTEFALEQNYPNPFNPSTVISYQLKVKSDVTLKIYDVLGQEVATLVNQTQDAGYKSVEWNASNIQSGIYFYRLHAGNFIETKKLLLIK; this comes from the coding sequence ATGAGTAAGAAGCCCTTTTTGATTCTTTTAAGCATCCATATTTGTTCACTACTAATTAGTTTGCAAATAACAGCCATTTCCCAGTGGTCGCAGGATCCCAATATCAATACTCCAATCTGCACAGCAGATTCTGGCCAATTTTATCCGCAGATGATGAGCGATGGTTGGGGTGGAGCTTTTATCGTATGGAACGATCAAAGAGGCGATAACTTCGACATTTATATGCAGCACATAAATGGTGCAGGTGTGTCTCAATGGTCAAGTAATGGAGTAGCTTTGTGTACGGCTATCGGTGACCAACAGTGGTCTAATATGACAAGCGATGGGAACGGCGGGGCAATCATTACGTGGCAAGATACACGCAACGGCAATGTTGACATCTATGCACAACACATCAACAGAGCAGGCGTGGTGCAATGGACAAGTAATGGTATTCCCATTTCGAATGCTTTAAACAATCAAATGTATCCCACTATAGTTAATGACAGTTCTGGAGGTGCAATCATCAGCTGGGAAGATTATCGCAGTAACGGTATTTATCCCGATATATACGCCCAGAGGATAAATAATGCGGGTATAGTACAATGGGATAGCAACGGTATCGCTTTATGTTTAGCCACATCTTCTCAATGGAGACCGATCATCATAACCGACGGAAGCGGAGGTGCCATTGTTACGTGGTATGACTATCGTAGCGGTACGAATTGGGATGTCTTTGCTCAGAGGGTTAATAATAAAGGTGTTACTCAGTGGACGTACGATGGCGTTTTGTTGTGTGCATCGACAACAGACCAATATATCGAAGACATTACGAGCGATGGACAAGGAGGAGCAATTATTATATGGTGGGACTGGCACTATGGAATTGGTAGTGGAATTGATATTTACGCCCAGCGAATAAGTAATGGGGGATCGATTCTATGGGCAAGTCGGGGTATGCCCATATGCACGGGGACAATTTTGCAATACCAACCTGTAATCACCAGCGACGGGAATGGAGGAGCAATTATTACCTGGCGAAGGAATCCGGAGAACACGAGTGGCTACTCCGACATATATGCGCAACGCATCAACAGTGCAGGCGTAGTGCAGTGGACAAGTAATGGTATAGCAGTATGTGCAGCAACAAATTTACAAAGACATTCAAGTATCATCAGCGATGGATTGGGAGGTGCTATTATTACATGGGAAGATCGCCGCAATGATCCAAATAATGCACTGTCTGATATTTATGCACAGAACATTAACAGCGCAGGAGTTGTCGAATGGGCAACTGATGGTTTCCCCATTTCTACAGCAATGAATAAACAAGAGTGGCCAGTTATTGTCACGGATGGGATGGGTGGAGCGATCATCACCTGGCAAGACGAACGTAGTGATACGGGAGACATCTACACACAATGTGTCGACCACAGGGGAAGACTCGGGATTGGTACAACAACATCAACAATTTCGGTAAACAGCCGATGGAACATTGTCTCTTTTCCTTTAACTGTAAATAATTACACGAAAGCCATTCTCTTTCCTACAGCAACGTCAGATGCTTTTACCTACACAAGCGCGTATTCGCCTAAAGACACTTTAGCAAACGGAATCGGATATTGGTTAAAGTTTGCCTCACCCGAAAGTCTCAGGTTTCTCGGCGCACCCATTACATCCGAAACACTTGATGTAAATGAAGGCTGGAACATGATAGGTTCAATCTCATCACCAATTGTCGTTTCCTCCATCGTGAGTGAGCCGCCCGGGATGATAACAGGAAATTTCTTCGGGTACGCAAACGGTTATTCTACAGCAGATACTATCCACCCCGGAAAAGGATATTGGGTAAAGGTTAACCAAGCCGGCACGTTGATTCTCTCCTCGTCAATGACGATGTCGGCAGTAAATAGAATACGAATCGTTCCGACACACGAACTGCCGCCATCACCGCCGGAAGGAGAAGTTCAAAACTCAAAACCCGAAACTCCAACCGAGTTCGCTCTTGAGCAAAACTATCCCAATCCGTTCAACCCGTCAACAGTTATAAGTTATCAGTTAAAAGTGAAAAGTGATGTCACGCTGAAAATTTATGATGTGCTTGGTCAAGAAGTTGCCACACTTGTGAATCAAACTCAGGATGCAGGATATAAATCTGTCGAGTGGAATGCTTCCAACATCCAAAGCGGAATATATTTCTACCGTTTGCACGCAGGTAATTTTATAGAAACAAAAAAACTCCTCCTGATCAAGTGA
- a CDS encoding aminoacyl-histidine dipeptidase: MSKAIQGLKPPLVWKYFAEIAQVPRPSKHEERIVKYMLDTAKKLGCEAKKDRYMNVVVSKPASKGREKVAPLCLQGHLDMVCEKNADKKHDFMKDPIELVRKGNMLMANGTTLGADNGIAVATMLAIMEDKTLQHGPLELLFTIDEETGLTGASNLGGDLLKSKTLMNLDSEEEGALYVGCSGGRDSLATWNVKFENAPADSIAVEVSVKGLKGGHSGLEIDKGRGNAIKIMNRVLHELNALGSRLSAVNGGNKRNAIPRECVAQLFVPKANLDKAKAAVAKMNETIKAELATVEPDLAITLQVQKAGKGKVIAKSLQNKITQTIMSLPHGVLKMSADIPGLVETSTNVAVINTTNKAIVMATSQRSSVASELLEAVQTVSTIFRLGGAKVQNSDGYPGWKPNLKSPILNLAKKTYKQLYKKEPHVKAIHAGLECGIIGEKFPGMDMVSFGPTMEGVHSPDEKLHIDTVEKFWKFLLGILKSAK; encoded by the coding sequence ATGTCAAAAGCGATTCAAGGATTAAAACCACCACTCGTTTGGAAATACTTTGCAGAGATTGCGCAAGTGCCGCGCCCCTCAAAGCACGAAGAACGTATTGTCAAATACATGCTCGATACAGCAAAGAAACTCGGCTGTGAAGCTAAGAAAGACCGATACATGAATGTTGTCGTGTCGAAACCTGCATCGAAAGGACGGGAGAAAGTCGCGCCGCTCTGTTTGCAGGGACATCTCGATATGGTTTGTGAGAAAAACGCAGACAAGAAGCATGACTTCATGAAAGACCCGATTGAACTCGTTCGCAAAGGCAATATGCTCATGGCAAACGGAACAACGCTTGGCGCCGACAACGGAATCGCCGTCGCAACGATGTTAGCAATTATGGAAGATAAAACGCTCCAGCATGGACCGCTCGAACTCCTCTTCACGATTGATGAAGAAACAGGACTTACCGGTGCAAGTAATCTCGGCGGCGATTTACTCAAGAGCAAAACCCTCATGAATCTCGATTCGGAAGAAGAAGGCGCTTTGTATGTCGGTTGTTCCGGTGGACGTGATTCGCTTGCAACATGGAATGTGAAATTTGAAAACGCTCCAGCCGACTCAATTGCAGTTGAAGTAAGTGTAAAAGGATTGAAAGGCGGACATTCGGGATTGGAGATTGACAAAGGACGCGGTAATGCAATCAAAATTATGAATCGCGTTCTTCATGAACTCAACGCTCTCGGCTCACGGCTCAGCGCGGTAAACGGTGGAAACAAACGCAACGCAATTCCAAGAGAATGCGTGGCTCAACTTTTTGTCCCCAAAGCTAATCTCGATAAAGCCAAGGCGGCAGTTGCCAAGATGAATGAAACTATCAAAGCGGAACTTGCAACTGTAGAACCTGACCTTGCAATAACACTCCAAGTTCAAAAAGCAGGAAAAGGGAAAGTGATTGCAAAATCATTACAGAACAAAATTACACAAACAATCATGTCGTTGCCTCACGGTGTGTTGAAGATGAGTGCGGATATTCCCGGTCTCGTGGAAACATCAACCAATGTTGCAGTAATTAACACGACGAATAAAGCAATCGTCATGGCAACAAGTCAACGAAGTTCGGTCGCCTCCGAGTTGCTTGAAGCTGTACAGACGGTTTCTACCATCTTCAGACTTGGCGGAGCGAAGGTTCAAAATTCGGATGGGTACCCCGGATGGAAACCAAATCTCAAATCGCCGATTCTGAATCTTGCAAAGAAAACGTATAAGCAACTCTACAAGAAAGAGCCGCACGTGAAAGCAATTCACGCCGGACTTGAATGCGGAATCATCGGCGAGAAGTTTCCGGGAATGGATATGGTTTCGTTCGGACCTACGATGGAAGGAGTTCATTCACCCGATGAAAAACTTCACATTGATACCGTTGAGAAGTTCTGGAAGTTCTTGCTTGGAATTTTGAAATCAGCGAAGTGA
- a CDS encoding HEPN domain-containing protein: MNDETERWVDKAEGDYEGAELLAKKKSNKTAHLICLACQQSAEKYLKAFLVENNVRFSKTHALVRELLPLCRTLDDEFKILTSFLSVLDPYAVEFRYPGDTIPLTEVRASISAIRKIRKFVRGKLGLEKQQRLL; the protein is encoded by the coding sequence ATGAACGATGAAACTGAACGATGGGTTGATAAAGCAGAAGGTGATTATGAGGGTGCTGAACTTCTGGCAAAAAAGAAATCAAACAAGACAGCGCACTTGATTTGTTTAGCTTGTCAGCAAAGTGCTGAGAAATATTTAAAGGCATTTTTAGTTGAGAACAATGTTCGCTTTTCGAAAACCCATGCTTTAGTACGAGAACTATTACCTCTTTGCCGAACTCTTGATGATGAGTTTAAAATTCTTACTTCATTTCTGTCTGTTCTTGACCCGTATGCAGTAGAATTCCGATATCCGGGCGACACTATCCCACTGACAGAAGTTCGTGCATCCATTTCAGCCATTAGAAAGATTCGTAAATTTGTCCGAGGGAAACTCGGATTAGAAAAACAACAAAGACTTTTATAG
- a CDS encoding nucleotidyltransferase domain-containing protein: MISKKTINKITKEIVETCNPHLVILFGSYGRGKPTEESDLDIFVVADLPGSSVERIRYVNRAITACGFGIDIVVRNQKQVIKALAGRDWFIQEIFKEGRVLYER; the protein is encoded by the coding sequence ATGATTTCAAAGAAAACAATCAACAAGATTACGAAAGAAATTGTCGAAACATGTAATCCGCATCTCGTGATTCTTTTCGGCTCCTACGGTCGCGGTAAACCGACGGAGGAGAGTGACCTCGATATTTTTGTCGTTGCTGATTTGCCGGGAAGTTCAGTAGAAAGGATTCGTTATGTGAATAGAGCAATTACTGCTTGTGGTTTTGGAATTGACATAGTAGTAAGAAATCAAAAACAAGTGATAAAAGCACTCGCCGGAAGGGATTGGTTTATACAAGAAATATTCAAGGAAGGTAGAGTGTTGTATGAACGATGA
- a CDS encoding PqqD family protein, translating to MFKSKKQESQLNLLDIKPIRNLKWETEENGIVVLLVPKFRTGAISRWLMTKLPKPYIKVKLDERGSFVWTQCDGNTTVGDIAIKMGGAFNETPDSMYERTGKFVNQLLRDKFLLYEKATV from the coding sequence GTGTTCAAATCAAAAAAACAGGAATCACAACTCAACCTGTTAGATATAAAACCGATTCGAAATTTGAAATGGGAAACAGAGGAGAACGGCATCGTCGTTCTCCTTGTTCCCAAATTTCGGACTGGCGCAATCTCCCGATGGCTAATGACAAAACTTCCTAAACCGTACATCAAAGTAAAGTTAGATGAGCGCGGAAGTTTTGTGTGGACTCAGTGCGACGGGAACACAACCGTTGGAGATATTGCAATCAAAATGGGAGGAGCGTTTAACGAAACACCTGATTCGATGTATGAACGAACCGGCAAGTTTGTGAATCAGTTGTTGAGAGATAAGTTCTTGCTCTATGAAAAAGCAACAGTATGA
- a CDS encoding oligopeptide transporter, OPT family, translating to MAEQKPQFKPFVPAETNLKEFTMSALFIGLIMCVVLGAANAYLGLKAGMTIAATYPAAVIGMAILRVLKGNILEENFARTVGSIGESVAAGAIFTLPAFFIAGIWTEFATVSHYLQASAIMLAGGVLGIMFVALLRRVMVEDAELPFPESVAAAEIHKAGRSGGTGAKFLFGAMGVGAVIQSLGQVGFFATAWQKFISFPLVLKTFVDKNLILESRKVFDGGIVASTPGISPAYMGVGYIIGPKLASLNFSGGLLAWGLFVPILTYFLAPSLIEMWQQSHAGQTPTEQDWLTMSTNVWKYIVRPIAIGGMLVSAGFTLFRMRKSLITGIKRSIGDVKKAATGEHVTVRTEQDISFKWIMIGIGLTAVATFFIYHFFAQDILAALIATVVMIIAGFFFAAVSGYLVGMIGSSNNPISGLTLSTLLVAAILMVVLGMEGNPGVAAVLGVAGVVCVSAAVAGEMLQDLKVGHILGGTPWRMQIGDLIGVALASLVMFLPLVVLQQGDINAGKMADPPYEGGFGGPKLAAPQASLMALLSQGIVGGQMAWPLIVVGMLMGLGLIAMQVRSPMLVSVGMYLPLDTTFAIFVGGVLKGIVDKFNGARKHNDAQKARVENTGVLLAAGLIAGEALIGLLFAALAFFEVPLFSLASDFSLTISFVVLAIIGWILIKIPINNAGKADEPAPPTAVM from the coding sequence ATGGCTGAACAAAAACCACAATTCAAACCATTTGTCCCTGCCGAGACGAACCTGAAAGAGTTCACGATGTCTGCGCTCTTTATCGGGCTTATCATGTGCGTGGTGCTTGGTGCGGCGAATGCGTATCTCGGTCTCAAAGCCGGTATGACAATCGCTGCAACGTATCCTGCCGCGGTTATCGGCATGGCAATTTTGCGCGTACTGAAAGGAAATATTCTTGAAGAAAACTTTGCACGTACGGTCGGTTCAATCGGAGAATCGGTTGCAGCAGGCGCAATTTTTACTTTGCCTGCTTTTTTCATTGCAGGAATTTGGACGGAGTTTGCAACAGTGAGTCACTACTTGCAAGCATCGGCAATCATGCTCGCAGGCGGTGTGCTTGGAATTATGTTCGTTGCATTGCTTCGCCGCGTGATGGTCGAAGATGCAGAACTTCCCTTCCCGGAATCTGTTGCAGCAGCAGAAATTCATAAAGCAGGAAGAAGCGGCGGAACAGGAGCGAAGTTCTTGTTCGGCGCGATGGGCGTCGGTGCGGTTATTCAATCGCTCGGTCAGGTAGGATTTTTTGCAACTGCTTGGCAGAAGTTTATTTCTTTCCCGCTCGTTCTTAAAACCTTTGTTGATAAAAATCTTATTCTCGAATCACGAAAAGTTTTTGATGGCGGTATCGTTGCAAGTACTCCCGGTATCAGTCCGGCGTACATGGGAGTCGGTTATATTATCGGACCGAAACTCGCGTCGCTTAACTTCAGCGGCGGACTTCTTGCATGGGGATTGTTCGTTCCGATACTTACTTATTTCCTCGCTCCGAGTTTGATTGAAATGTGGCAACAAAGTCATGCAGGTCAAACCCCAACCGAACAGGATTGGCTCACGATGTCAACGAATGTTTGGAAATATATCGTGCGTCCGATTGCCATTGGTGGAATGTTGGTGAGCGCAGGGTTCACTCTTTTTAGAATGAGAAAGAGTTTAATCACAGGAATCAAACGTTCAATAGGCGATGTAAAGAAAGCGGCGACAGGCGAACATGTTACCGTTCGTACTGAGCAAGACATCAGTTTCAAATGGATTATGATTGGTATCGGTTTAACTGCTGTAGCAACCTTTTTTATCTACCATTTCTTTGCTCAAGATATTTTAGCAGCATTGATTGCAACAGTTGTAATGATTATTGCAGGATTTTTCTTCGCCGCCGTTTCCGGTTACCTCGTTGGAATGATTGGTTCAAGTAACAATCCCATCAGTGGATTGACGCTCTCAACATTATTGGTCGCTGCTATTCTGATGGTGGTTCTCGGGATGGAAGGAAATCCCGGAGTTGCCGCAGTGCTTGGAGTTGCCGGAGTTGTCTGCGTCTCGGCTGCGGTTGCAGGTGAAATGTTGCAGGATTTGAAAGTCGGACACATTCTCGGTGGTACGCCGTGGCGAATGCAGATTGGTGATTTGATTGGCGTTGCTCTTGCTTCGTTAGTGATGTTTTTACCGTTGGTTGTTTTACAGCAAGGAGATATAAACGCTGGGAAAATGGCTGACCCTCCGTATGAAGGCGGATTTGGCGGACCGAAACTCGCGGCGCCGCAGGCAAGTTTGATGGCGCTTCTTTCACAAGGAATTGTCGGCGGGCAAATGGCATGGCCCCTCATTGTTGTCGGAATGTTAATGGGACTTGGATTGATTGCAATGCAGGTTCGTAGTCCGATGCTCGTCAGTGTCGGAATGTATTTACCGCTCGATACAACGTTTGCAATTTTTGTCGGCGGTGTGTTGAAAGGTATTGTTGATAAATTCAATGGAGCGAGAAAACATAACGACGCTCAGAAAGCACGTGTTGAAAACACAGGCGTGTTGCTTGCCGCAGGATTGATTGCAGGCGAAGCATTAATCGGATTATTGTTTGCCGCGCTTGCGTTCTTTGAAGTTCCACTCTTCTCATTAGCGAGTGATTTTTCGTTGACGATTAGTTTTGTTGTACTTGCAATAATCGGTTGGATTCTGATTAAGATACCAATCAACAATGCAGGCAAAGCAGATGAACCGGCTCCACCAACTGCGGTCATGTAG
- a CDS encoding four helix bundle protein: MATIKRFEDIEAWQKARVLCQEIYAVSRNGQFAKDFALRNQVCASSGSIMDNIAEGFERGGRKEFIQFLGIAKGSAGEVKSQLYRAKDYSYVDENEFDKLYKLTDEISKMIHGLINYLTNSSIKGQKYKE, from the coding sequence ATGGCTACAATTAAAAGGTTTGAAGATATTGAAGCATGGCAGAAAGCGAGAGTGTTGTGTCAGGAAATTTATGCCGTTTCACGAAACGGACAGTTTGCTAAAGACTTTGCGTTGAGAAATCAGGTATGTGCTTCAAGTGGTTCTATCATGGATAACATCGCTGAAGGTTTTGAGCGTGGCGGACGAAAAGAATTCATCCAATTTTTAGGAATTGCAAAAGGTTCTGCCGGTGAAGTGAAATCTCAATTGTATCGAGCCAAAGATTATTCGTATGTTGACGAAAATGAATTTGACAAACTGTACAAACTCACTGATGAGATTTCAAAGATGATTCACGGGCTCATCAACTATCTGACCAATTCAAGTATCAAAGGACAGAAATATAAAGAGTAG